The Planococcus versutus genome contains a region encoding:
- the speE gene encoding spermidine synthase — protein MAGFWYTEKQTENFGITMKINKTLHTEQTEFQYLEMAETAEWGNMLFLDGMVMTSEKDEFVYHEMVAHVPLFTHPHPENVLVVGGGDGGVIREILKHPSVKKATLVDIDGKVIEYSKKFLPTIASGLEDSRVEVIVGDGFMHIAESDNEFDVIMVDSTEPVGPAVNLFSKGFYAGISKALKEDGIFVAQSDNPWFKADLIKQVQSDVKEIFPITSMYLANIPTYPSGLWAFTIGSKKYNPLEVPAERFHEIDTKYYTPELHNAAFVLPKFVKDLTGE, from the coding sequence ATGGCAGGATTTTGGTATACAGAAAAACAAACAGAGAATTTCGGGATTACGATGAAAATCAATAAAACCCTTCATACAGAACAAACAGAATTTCAGTACTTGGAAATGGCAGAAACAGCGGAATGGGGCAATATGTTGTTTTTAGATGGCATGGTTATGACTTCTGAAAAAGACGAATTTGTTTATCATGAAATGGTGGCGCACGTTCCATTGTTTACGCATCCACACCCAGAGAACGTGTTAGTTGTTGGCGGTGGTGATGGCGGCGTAATTCGTGAGATTTTAAAGCACCCATCTGTTAAAAAAGCGACGCTTGTCGATATTGATGGGAAAGTGATTGAGTATTCGAAAAAATTCTTACCGACAATTGCGTCAGGATTGGAAGATTCACGCGTAGAAGTGATCGTTGGAGACGGATTTATGCACATCGCAGAATCAGACAACGAATTTGACGTCATCATGGTAGATTCAACAGAGCCTGTTGGACCCGCTGTAAACTTATTCTCTAAAGGTTTTTATGCAGGAATTTCAAAAGCCTTAAAAGAAGACGGAATTTTTGTTGCCCAATCAGACAACCCATGGTTTAAAGCAGATTTGATCAAACAAGTGCAAAGTGATGTAAAAGAAATTTTCCCAATCACTAGTATGTATTTGGCGAACATCCCGACATACCCAAGTGGTTTATGGGCGTTCACAATCGGCTCGAAAAAGTACAACCCATTAGAAGTACCAGCAGAACGGTTCCACGAAATCGACACGAAATACTACACGCCAGAGTTACATAACGCTGCGTTTGTGTTACCGAAATTCGTGAAAGATTTGACAGGAGAATAA
- a CDS encoding YwhD family protein produces the protein MANEEKPKQKVGFTIIKNDPTGGHKGYGIGSLSLENVSPLFIDVKEEEAFIDIGAMHARSEVERGIKFTTNPEDSAGGKDYWLVWITIDFNPEGPYYAGVAACEMVINREKRRGYKILADHVNRMDKSMKRKILVDHMDEPSKRLLAEYLETHNSEMWNNSSKQLHTDLTE, from the coding sequence ATGGCGAACGAAGAAAAACCAAAACAAAAAGTGGGATTTACTATTATAAAAAATGACCCAACAGGCGGTCATAAAGGATACGGCATCGGGTCGTTATCGTTGGAAAACGTTTCTCCCTTATTTATCGATGTAAAAGAAGAAGAAGCGTTTATTGACATTGGTGCGATGCACGCGCGTAGCGAAGTTGAGCGAGGCATCAAATTTACTACAAACCCGGAAGATTCTGCAGGCGGTAAAGATTATTGGCTTGTCTGGATTACAATTGATTTTAATCCAGAAGGTCCTTATTATGCAGGCGTTGCAGCGTGTGAAATGGTTATCAATCGTGAAAAACGGAGAGGCTATAAGATATTAGCTGATCATGTGAACCGCATGGACAAGTCGATGAAACGCAAAATTCTCGTTGACCATATGGACGAGCCATCGAAGCGTTTATTAGCTGAGTATTTAGAGACTCACAACTCAGAGATGTGGAATAATAGCTCAAAACAACTGCATACAGATTTGACTGAATGA